The Deltaproteobacteria bacterium region GACGACGGCGTCGGCTACGTCGCCGCCTACATTCGCGACACCCACGGGACCGAAGACTTCCGCTACCAGTACGCCTTGCTGCGCGGCGCGTCCAACGACCTCGCCACCCTCACGCCGGTCGTCTGGGGCGGCGCCACGCCCGACCCCGACAACGATGACCACGGCGTCGGCGTCACCCTGTGGGACATGGAAGCCGACCGCGCGTTCCGCGAGGCCAACGATCCCAACTTCGACCCGGCCGCCGGCGACCGCGGGCGATTCGCCGCCCTGTACGGCGCCGGCGACGACCCCGACGCGCCCGAGAACGAAATGGCGTTCGTCGTGGCCGTGTTCCGCGACTGGGTGCCCGCCGACGAGCCGGCCGCCGAGCCGACCGACCTCGACTACTTCTACGGCCGGTACATCACCGCCGAGCACACGATCGACTTCATCGACTACGAGGTCGACATCGACGTGAGCGACCCGGCCGACGGCATCGCCGAGGCGGTCGGCGTGCGCATGGCGTTCCTCGACGAGGGGACCGGGCGCGCCGAGGCCGACGCGGCCAACGGATCGCTCGCCGCCAACCAGACCGTCGAGGCGGTCGAGTGCTGGGACACGTCGCTGAGCGAGACCTACCTGCGGTTCGACCTGATCGAGTCCGGCAGCGTCGCCCAGTCGATCAGCGACGGCGACCTCGCCAACTGCGGCCTGTTCCAGGCCTCCCTCGACGACCTCGACATCCCGTCGCTGCAGGATGTCGACGCCGACCTGATGGCCGCGCTCGACGACGTGGCCACCAACGGCGTCACCGCCCCGTAACCCTCACCCCACCGCTCCGCGGCGCGCGGCGACCGGCCGCGCGCCGCGCCTTTCGTTTCGGCCCGCCCCCCGGCGGACGCGCCGCGAGCACGAACACCACCAGCCACGCCACCGAGCCGGCGAGCCACAGGGCGGCGGCCGCCGCGTACAGCGCGTACAGGTGCTCCGGCCACCAGTGGGCGGTCGCGCGCAGCACCGTCGCGGCGACGACGCACGCGACCATCGCCGCGACGGCGCGCGGATTGCGGGCCATCCACTCGGACCGCGCGCCGTGGCCGATCGCGACGTGGGCCGACGCCGCCAGCACCAGCAAGCTCAGCCCACCGATGAACGCGACGTGCAGCCCGGCGACCGCGCGGTCCGGGAACGCGGCGGCCAGCGCGAGCCCCGCCGGGACCAGCCACACCGAGGCCGCGGCCGCTCGCCGGTGCAGGCCGGGTTTGCGCGGCCAGCGGCCCGCCCGGGAGGCGACAAGGCCCGCGGTCACCAGCGCGGCGCGCGCGGCGCGCGCGGCGCGCGGCCACGACGGGTCCGCCACCAGGGTCGCGACGATCGCGAGGCCGAGCGCCGCGTAGCCGAGCCGGGCCAGCCGATGTCCGCGCGTCGCGCCGGCGTCCGGCGGCGGCGGCAGCCCCTCGATCAGCGGCAACAACAGCGCGCCGGCGCCGAGCACGATGCACAGGAACGGTCCCTGCTGCACCAGCTCGCGGCCCGCGAGATAGGTGGTGAGGCTGCCCTGGCCGTTGGCCATGCGCGCGATGGCGACCGCGCCCGCGATCCCGGCGGCCGCGCCGATCGGGATCAGGACGAACGCGTTCGGCGGCCGGCGGCCGGCCTGCGGATGCTCCGTTCGCCGCACGACGAACGCGAGCAGCACGCTCATCGCCGCGAGGAACCCGGCCTGAGACAGGACGACGCGGTCGAGCTGGGCGCCGAGCGCCGTCGCGACGACGGCTGCCGTCGCGGCAACCAGCTCGACGGCGTGTGCCGGGAGCGTCTGGGTACGCCGGGGCACCGCGGTCATCAGGAAGCCGAGGGCGAACGCGGAAAACATCGCCTCGGTCATGAGCAACGCGTGGCGCAGGCCGGAGTACGCCGACAGCGCGCCGAGCCCGTACAGCAGCCAGTGGGACACGCCGAGCCACGCGCTCGCGAGACCGAGCGGGAACAACAGGCGGTACGGCTCCGCGCGCAGGCTCGCCGGACGAGATTGCTCCGCCATCGCGCCGTGGCCCCATTGCACACCTCGTGCCTGGCCCAGCGTGTGCTAGGGACAGCCCCTAGTCCACGAGAGGGCCACCGCATGCGGAACCGATCCGGCAGTCGATGCGCGGGCGCGCGCGCAGCCCGCACGATTTGCGCCGCCGTCCTGGCCGTCGCGGCCACCTCTGCCGGCTGCGAGGCGCGGAGCGCGCTCGACCGGGACGCGCTGATGGACCCGGGGACCTGCGCGAGTTGCCACCCGGCGGAGTACCGCGACTGGTCGGGCAGCATGCACGCCTACGCGTCGGACGACCCGGTGCTGTTCGCGCTCGACGCTCTCGGCCAGCGCGAGACCGACGGCGCCCTCGGCAGCCTGTGCATCGGCTGCCACGCGCCGATGGCGTTCGCGACCGGCGCGGCGGCGGTCGCGGCGGACGTCGTCGACGCCCCGCGCGCGTTGCGCGGCGTCACGTGCTACTTCTGCCACCAGGTCGACCGGGTCGACGGCGACCACAACGGGCAGCTGCACCTGGCTGACGACGGCGTGTTCCGCGGCGGCATCGCCGACCCCGTGGACACGCCGGCGCACGGGTCCGCCTACTCCCCGCTGCACGACGGCGACCGGCTCGAGTCGTCCGCGCTGTGCGGCAGCTGCCACGACGTCGTGTCGCCCGCGGGCGTCCACATCGAGCGCACGTACGCCGAGTGGCGCGAGAGCGTGTTCGCGACCAGCGGACCGCTCGGCGTGAGCTGCAGCGGTTGCCACATGCCCGGTCGCTCCGGTCCCGGCGCCGACCTGCCCGGCGCACCCCAGCGCCGCACGCACGACCACCGCATGCCCGGCGTCGACATGGCGCTCGGCCCGTGGCCCGAAACCGAGGCGCAGCGGCAGGGGATCGAGCGGGACCTCGGCGCGTCGCTGGCCGCCAAGCTGTGCGTACAACCGCCGGGCACGGAGGTCGAGGTCACGCTCGACAACGTGCTCGTCGGCCACGCATGGCCCAGCGGCGTCACCCACGCGCGGCGCGGCTGGGTCGAACTCATCGCGTACGCCGGCGGCGTGCCGATCTTCTCCAGTGGCGACGTCGCGGACGGGCAGCCGGTCGAGTCGCTCGACGACCCGCAGCTGTGGCAGATGCGCAGCCGCCTGTACGACGGCGACGGCAACGAGGTGCACACCGCGTGGAAAGCGGCGACCGTCGACGCCGACGACCTGCTGCCGCCGGCCGTCACCAGCGACCCGACCGACCCGCGCTTCTACCACGCGGTCACGCGACGCTACACGCTGCCGGGCGTGCCGGACCGTGTAACGATGCGAGTGCGGCTGCGGCCGGTCGGGCTCGACCTGTTGCCGCCGCTGGTCGACGCGGGCCTGCTCGATCCGAGCGTCGCGGACGCGCTGCCGACGTTCACCCTCGCGTCCACGGAACTCGAGTGGACCGCCGACGCCGGCATCGGCGCGTGCGTCCAGTAGCCGGACGCCCGCGGCCGGTCACTCCCGGTCACTCGTCGATGCAAAACGCAAACACGACGCGGTCGTCGACGCCGTCGACCGTCGCGTCGATTCGGATCTCCCACAGCCCCGGCATCCACAGGTTGATCGGTGCGACGTCGTACAGCCCGTCGCTGCCGCGCGGAGTCACGACCGCCTCGATCGGCGTGCCGTGCCCGTGGTCCGGCATCCACGGCGTCACCGCGACCTGCGCGTCGTCGCGCGGGGCGCCCGAGGCGTCCTCGACCGCGAGCACCCACGCATTGTCGAACCGCGCGGGCGGCGCCGGGTCCGCCTCGACGAGGCGCACGGCCGTCCCGTTGTCGCCCATCTTGACCATGCCCGGCGCAAACGCGTCAGCCCGCGTCTCCTGCGCGCAGTCGACCGCCCCGTCGGCGCCGCCGTGGTGGTCGCCGTCGTCCCCGCCGCACGCGGCCACGACCACGACCGCCGCCCATGCCATCGCCTCGCACTTCATCGGTCCTCCTCGGCGAGCGGCACCGCGACCCCGGCCGACGCGATCACCGCGAGACGTCCCGATTGCGCGGGATCGTCGAGATACCACCACCGCGCCACGCCGGCGCTGGCGATGAACCAGCCGACTCGGATCGTCCAGTCGGCGTACAGCGACCGCATGGGCCCCAGCTTTCGGTCGCGCGTGCGAAACGCCGGCGCCGGCGTTTGATACACCGGCCGGTAGAACTCCGCCGCCGACTGCGCGTAGCCGCGCAATCGAACCCCGAGTTCCGCGCGGTCCGCCAGCGGCACGATCGCGCCGGCCTCGGCCGTGTGGCTCACGACATCCCAGTCGTCGACGTACAGGCGGTAGTCGGCGCGGCCATACCAGCGCGCCGGCCACTCGAGCGCCCTGCGGACCCGCACCAGCGCCGCCGCCGACGTGCGCACCGCCGGTGTGACCTCGTCGACGCGGAGGATCTGCGGGGAGGCCGGATCGACGACGGGCACGCTGCGGTAAGGGCTGGCGTGGTAGCCGTCGTACCGGTGCGCTTCCGCGACCAGGTCGACGTACGTGCGCCGATCCACGATCTGGGTGAACGACAGCGCCAGCTCGTGGCCGGTCCGCGTGCGCTCGAAATCGGGGTCCGTGCGCATCCCCGCGCGGTCGGCCGCGTACGTGTACGCGACGTCGATCGTCGCGTTGCGCCGGGCGACCTCCACGCGACCGCCCAGCGATGCGCGCAGCGCGTCGTAGTCGTTTTCGTGCGAGCCGATCGCGCGCACCCGCAGTTCGCGATCGGCTCGCGGGGCGAACGCCGCACCGGCGTCGACCTCGTAGCGGCGCTCGCGAACGTCGACCGGCGACGCGGCCGTGACGACGTCGACCGACGCCGCGCTCACCACGTCGACCGCGACGTTGACGTCGACGAGCCACCGCTCGGCCAGCGGGACGACGGCCGCCGCCGACGGCGTGACGACGGTGACCCGATCGTCGTCGGCATAGACGCGCAGCGCGCCGGACAACTCGCTGCGCGCGTCCGCCACGGTCTGAGCGCGGGCGGGCGCCGCCGCCCACCACGCGGCGGCCGCGGCGGCCGCGATCAGTTGCAGCCGCATCCGCCTCCCGCGGCGCCGCTGGCGCCGCGCGTCCCCTCGCGCACGGCGAACATGTGCTGCGCGCGGCGTTCGAGTTGAGGGTACGGTGGCTGTTGCAACTGCCGGCGCGCGAGCGTCTCGCGCTGGTACGGTGCGACGCGGGCGCACCCCGACACGCCCGCTGCCGCACAGCAAACGGCGGCCACGGCGGCGGCGCGGGCAATGGACTTCATCGACATGGGGCACGGACCTCTCGGCGCCGGAAAGCTGGTGCTGACGTTGACACGCCGGCGATGGCGCGCACCTGACGTGGATCAACTCGCCCGCGCGCCGGCGCTGGCCGGCTCTCACATGCCGGCGCGGTCGGCGTCGCCACATGCCGCCGCGGCCAATCCGACAGAAACCGCGCGGGGCAGAAACCGCGCCGGGCGAACCTGCGTTCACTGCGGCGCGAGCAGGCGGTCGCGGCGCAGCCGGTGCAGCATCGCCGCGCCGACGGCGACCGTCGCGCCGACGGCGGCGTACGGTACCGCGCTGGACGCGGGCGCGACGCCGGGCCCGACCAACAGCAGGACGTCCAGCCAGTGCCCGAGCAACACGACGACGGCGACTTGGCTGACGACGAAGGTGCTGCGCCGCGACCCGACCGGCATGAGCACGAGGAACGGCACTGCGAGATTCAGCACGAGGTTGAGCCAGAACGCCGCGGTCCAGCCGTTCGACATCCGGGCCGCGTAGTGGATCGTCTCCTCAGGAATGTTCGCGTACCAGATGAGCATCGCCTGGGAGAACCAGATGTATCCCCAGAAGAAGGCGAACGCGAACAACAGCGAGCCGAGCGTCTGGATGCGGTTGCGGTCGAGCGCGGCGCCGAGCGCGCGGCGGCGCCGGAACGTGACCAGCGCGGTGGTGGCGATGCCGGCGTGGATCGCGCCGGCGAACACGTAGACCGCGTACATCGTGCTGTACCACTCGGTCTCGATCGACATCAGCCAGTCCCAGCTCGCGACCGACAGCGTGAGCGCGAACACGACGAGAAAACCGATGCCGATCCGCGCCAGCGGCCGCCCCTCGGCGAACCGGCGGCGCATCGCCCCCACGAGCGCCCACCACAGCAGCAACACCACCGCCGCGCGCACCGCGTAAAACGGCCAATTGAGCCACCCGGCCTTGCCGTGGATCAGGTGGTTGTGCGCGACGACCTCGGGATCGGCCCACGGGTAGACGTGAATCGCCCCGAGCGCCACGAACAGCGCCAGCGCGAGCGCCGGCACCAGCAGCGTGCCGGCGATCGCCAGCGGGATCGACCGGATCGGAAGCCACCACACCGCGCCGGTCCCCGCGAAGATCGCGGCGAACAGCGCGCCGCCCAGCGCGATGGTCAGGCCGTAAACCGCGGCGGTGAGCACGCCGGCCCAGCCGGCCGCCGGGTTGGCCAGCACGGCGATCGCCGCGACGATGGCGCCGCCGATGCCGAATGCAACGAGTGCGCCACTGCGTCGCGGCGGCAACGTCTGTGCCGAGGGCAGCGTCACTTGCCACCTCCCTGGAGTGTGCGGATGTAACGAATCGCGCGCCACCGGTCGGCCGGGCGCACCTGAACGGCATACGACGGCATGATCCCCTGGCCCTTCGTGATGATGTGGTACAGCGCGCCGTCCGGCAGGCCGCGGGCGTGGTCGGCGACCAGGCTCGGCGGGTTCGGGAACCGGCCGGTGCCGATCACCGTGCCGTCGCCGGCGCCGCCCGCTCCGTGGCACACGGCGCAGAACGTGTCGAACACGTGCTTGCCGCGCTGGATCTCGGCGCGGTCCGCCGGAATCGGATTGGTCAGCTCACGCCCGGCGCGCGCCTGTTCGTCACGCCCGGCGCCGTAGGGAAACCACTCGCCGTCGACCGGCATCGTGCCCTCGGGGGGCGCGAGCAGCGTCTGGCCCGTGGGCGTGTTCGGGTTGGGATCGTACGGATCGTACGGAATCGAGAACGCCATGTCCGGAGACACGACGATGGCCGGTCGTTCGCCGCTGGCATCGCACGCGGCGGCCGCCGCGCCGGTCGCGACGACCACGGCGACAAGACGGGTCGCGCGCATCATTTCACCTCCCACGCCTCGACCACCTCGGTCGGCCGCAGTTCCTCCGCCAGCGCGCGGAACCGCGCGGGAGAAAACGACGCGTCCCGCTCGGCGACGAGGACGACGAACCGGTCGTCGGTCACGCGCGGCGTCGGCTGCCCGGGGCCGCGCTCCGGCCGCAGCCGCGGCCACAGCCGCCCGAGCGCCAACAACGCGATCACCGTGCCGAACGCGGCCAGCAGCACCCCGAGTTCGAACACGACCGGGACGATGCCGGGGATCGCGGTGTTCGTCTTGCCGCCAATGTTGAGCGGCCACGACACGGTGTGCACGTACAGCGCAAGCGACAGCCCGACCGTCACGCCGAGCGCGCCGCCGGCGAACGTCGCCCACGGCAACCGCGTCTCGCGCCAGCCGAGCGCATCTTCGAGCCCGTGAACGGGGAACGGAGAGTGGACGTCGACCACCGAGAAGCCCTCGGCGCGCAGCCGCTTGACGGCCTCGAGCGTGACTTCCGGGTCGTCGAACGCCAGCGTGTGAATCCGGCTACTCATGGTGCGCATCCTCCCGCTGCTGCGCGAGCGTGTGCTTGACCTCGTGGAACGCAACGACCGGTGCGACGCGGGTGAACAGCAGGTACGCGGTGAAGAACAGCCCGAAGCTGCCGATGAAGATGCCGACTTCGATCAGCGACGGCGCGTACATGCTCCACGACGACGGCAGGTAGTCGCGGTGCAGCGACGTGACGACGATGTTGAACCGCTCGAACCACATGCCGACGTTCACCAGCAGCGAGGCCACGAACAGCACGGGGACCGACCGGCGGAACCGCTTGAACCAGAAGATCTGCGGCACGAACACGTTGCAACTGAACATCAGCCAGTACGCCCACGCGTACGGTCCGAACGCGCGGTTCATGAACGTGAACTGTTCGTACGGGTTGCCGCTGTACCACGCGATGAACAGCTCGGTCGTGTAGGCGAAGCCGACGATCATCCCGGTGAGCAGCAGCACCTTCGACATCAACTCGAGGTGCCGGTCGGTGATGTAGGCCTCGAGCCCCATCACCTTGCGGGTGATCGTGAGCAGCGTGATCACCATCGCAAAGCCGCTGAACACGGCACCGGCGACGAAGTACGGCGGGAAGATCGTCGTGTGCCAGCCGGGAATAACGCTGGTCGCGAAGTCGAACGACACGACGGTGTGGACGGACACGACCAGCGGCGTCGCCAGCGACGCGAGCATCAGCGACGCCTTCTCGTACCGCTGCCACGTCCGCGCGGACCCGTTCCACCCCAGGCTCAGCCACCCGTAGATCTTCTTCTTCAGCCCGCGGGCGCGATCGCGCATCGTGCCGAAGTCCGGGATCAACCCGACGTACCAGAACAGCAGCGACACCGTGAAGTACGTCGAGATCGCGAACATGTCCCACAGAAGGGGCGACCGGAAGTTCTGCCACAGCGACCCGCGCGTATTCGGATACGGCATGAACCAGTACGCGTACCAGGGTCGGCCCATGTGCATGATGGGGAACAGCCCGGCGCAGATGACCGCGAAGATGGTCATCGCCTCGGCCGCGCGGGCGATCGACGTGCGCCACCGCTGGCGCAGCAGCAGCAAGATGGCCGAGATCAGCGTGCCGGCGTGACCGATACCGACCCAGAACACGAAGTTGGTGATCGCGAAGCCCCAACCGACCGTGCGGTTGATGCCCCACGTCCCGATACCCGTTGCGATCGTGATCCAGGCGCACACGACGCCGATGCCGAGCGCGGTGGCCGACAGCAAGAACGCGATCCACCACCCGATGCCCGCGCGGCGCTCGAGCGGCGCGGCGATGTCCGCGGTGACCTTCGTGTAGCTCGGATCGCCGAGCACCAGCGGCTCGGCATCGGCGACGGCGGCGTGGCCGCCCGCATGCGTTGCAGTCGCGCTCATTTCGCTCCTTCCCGATTTCGAATGCGGGCCAGGTAGGTCACGGACGGGCGAGTTCCGACCTCGGGCAACACCTGGAAGGCGCGCGGGCTGTTCCGCCGGCGCGACACGGCGCTGTCAGGGTCGTGGCCGTCTCCGAACGTGATCGCGTCCGCGGGACAGCTCTGCTGGCACGCGGTGCGCACCTCGGGCACGCCGCGATCACCGCGGTTTTTCGCCTCGATGCGCGCGAGCTGGATCCGCTGGACGCAGAACGAACACTTCTCCATGACGCCGCGCTCGCGCACGACCACGTCGGGATTCAGCACCATGCGCTCGAGCGGGCCGCCGTGGTCGTACTGGAACCAGTTGAACCGCCGTACCTTGTAGGGACAGTTGTTGGCGCAGTAGCGGGTGCCGACACAGCGGTTGTACGCCTGCTGGTTGAGGCCATCGATGCTGTGGACCGTGGCCGCCACCGGGCAGACGTTCTCGCACGGCGCGCTGTCGCAGTGCTGGCACAGCATCGGCTCGAACAGCACGTCGGGATCGTCCGCGTCGCCGACGAAGTACCGGTCCATGCGCAACCAATACAGGTCGCGATGGGCGCGGATCTCGTCGGGGCCGACGACCGCCACGTTGTTTTCCGCCTGGCACGCGATGATGCACGCCGAGCAACCGGTGCACGCGTCCAGGTCGATGACCATCTCCCACCGCGGGTTGCCGATCTCGCGCCCAGGGTAGGGCGTCTTCGGGATGTGGTGAGCCTCGGGCACCTCCTCGTCGGGATGGGAAACCTGGTGCACGATCGGACGCCCCTCGGTAGACGAGTGCCACTGCATCAGCGGCAGGTCGTCGTGCGCGCCGGTCGCCCGCAGTTCGGCGGGGCCGGCCGCGAGCCGCGGCCCGTAGCCGATCGGCACGCCGATCACGTCCGGGTGTTGGCCCGGCACGATGCGCACGGGCAGCTCCGCCGTCCGCTTCGCGACGGTGATGGCGACCACGTCGCCGTCGCGCAGGCCGAGCGCCTTGGCGCGGCGGGGTGCGACGCGCGCCGCCGGAACCCACGACACCCGCGTGATCGGGTCGGGCAGCTCGCGCAGCCACGGGTTCTGGGCCGTGCGCGCGTCGACGATGCCCGCGTCCGCGACCGCCTCGACCGACAGCTGGCCGGCGTCCGCGTACGCCGGCGGCGTCGCACCGCCGGCGGCGGCCGCCCCCGGCGCGAGCACCGGATCGTCGAACCAGTCGGGCGCCGCGACGGCGCCGGCCGGCGCGCGCATCGCGCCCGCGCGCACCGACGCGGTCCAGAACGCATCGAACGGTCCCATCGCGCCCGTGTGCGCGAACACCTTGTCGCGCCACACCGCGCGGACGTGCTCGCGGTAGTCGGTCGGCT contains the following coding sequences:
- a CDS encoding DUF3570 domain-containing protein is translated as MRLQLIAAAAAAAWWAAAPARAQTVADARSELSGALRVYADDDRVTVVTPSAAAVVPLAERWLVDVNVAVDVVSAASVDVVTAASPVDVRERRYEVDAGAAFAPRADRELRVRAIGSHENDYDALRASLGGRVEVARRNATIDVAYTYAADRAGMRTDPDFERTRTGHELALSFTQIVDRRTYVDLVAEAHRYDGYHASPYRSVPVVDPASPQILRVDEVTPAVRTSAAALVRVRRALEWPARWYGRADYRLYVDDWDVVSHTAEAGAIVPLADRAELGVRLRGYAQSAAEFYRPVYQTPAPAFRTRDRKLGPMRSLYADWTIRVGWFIASAGVARWWYLDDPAQSGRLAVIASAGVAVPLAEEDR
- a CDS encoding DUF4266 domain-containing protein, with translation MSMKSIARAAAVAAVCCAAAGVSGCARVAPYQRETLARRQLQQPPYPQLERRAQHMFAVREGTRGASGAAGGGCGCN
- a CDS encoding cytochrome c, with the translated sequence MMRATRLVAVVVATGAAAAACDASGERPAIVVSPDMAFSIPYDPYDPNPNTPTGQTLLAPPEGTMPVDGEWFPYGAGRDEQARAGRELTNPIPADRAEIQRGKHVFDTFCAVCHGAGGAGDGTVIGTGRFPNPPSLVADHARGLPDGALYHIITKGQGIMPSYAVQVRPADRWRAIRYIRTLQGGGK
- a CDS encoding DUF3341 domain-containing protein, with protein sequence MRTMSSRIHTLAFDDPEVTLEAVKRLRAEGFSVVDVHSPFPVHGLEDALGWRETRLPWATFAGGALGVTVGLSLALYVHTVSWPLNIGGKTNTAIPGIVPVVFELGVLLAAFGTVIALLALGRLWPRLRPERGPGQPTPRVTDDRFVVLVAERDASFSPARFRALAEELRPTEVVEAWEVK
- a CDS encoding hydrogenase encodes the protein MSATATHAGGHAAVADAEPLVLGDPSYTKVTADIAAPLERRAGIGWWIAFLLSATALGIGVVCAWITIATGIGTWGINRTVGWGFAITNFVFWVGIGHAGTLISAILLLLRQRWRTSIARAAEAMTIFAVICAGLFPIMHMGRPWYAYWFMPYPNTRGSLWQNFRSPLLWDMFAISTYFTVSLLFWYVGLIPDFGTMRDRARGLKKKIYGWLSLGWNGSARTWQRYEKASLMLASLATPLVVSVHTVVSFDFATSVIPGWHTTIFPPYFVAGAVFSGFAMVITLLTITRKVMGLEAYITDRHLELMSKVLLLTGMIVGFAYTTELFIAWYSGNPYEQFTFMNRAFGPYAWAYWLMFSCNVFVPQIFWFKRFRRSVPVLFVASLLVNVGMWFERFNIVVTSLHRDYLPSSWSMYAPSLIEVGIFIGSFGLFFTAYLLFTRVAPVVAFHEVKHTLAQQREDAHHE